The DNA sequence TTTGGATCAAGCTTTGGCTGTATCTTAATGCTTTAAGTGCAATGTCAAGCGTTAGATAAATTTGAGATGAAGCTATGTAGATTCTTGTTATGGTTTTTATGTCAATTATTTGCGCTCCGTGAATATAGAACAAAAATCCGATGCTTTGAATTATGATTAGAAATGTTAAGATAAATTCAAGCCATTTTTTGCGGAAATATGAAATTGGATCGGGGTTAAGTATAAGCTTTGAAAGATTGAAGAAAACGAAGTAAAAAATAGCAATTGAGTTAAATTGATGTAAAATTCGCTCCGTTAGTTCATCAATGTGAAAACCATATTCAATCACAAGTGTGGCTATAACAGAGCCAGCAACAACGATCATTATCCCGTTAAGTATGTCGGTGATCTTTTTTAACCTATCGGAATGGTGGAGCAATTTCAGAGGTGATTTTTATTTTGATAAGATGGATATCACAAGATAGGCAAGAAGGGAAGAGCCGTATTTCATTGCTTCTTCGTCTATCGTGAATTTTGAACTGTGAATGTCATATTTTGAGTTTTTGTCTCCAGCACCAAGCCAGATGAAGCATCCAGAAACTTTCTGAAGATAGTATGCAAAATCTTCTGCTCCCATAACAGGTCTTGCTTCAAAAACTTTGTCTTTCCCAAAGAGTTCAATTGCTTTTTGTTTCACAAATTCTGTCATTTCGGGGTCATTTACAAGGACAGGATAACCTTGGTTTATTTTTAGTTCATAACTTGCTCCATAAGTAGATGTTATACCGTGCACGATTTGTTTTATCATTTTCCAAGCTTTCTTTCGCCATTCTTCGTTCATCGTTCGCAAAGTTCCGGAAATTGTAGCTTCGTCTGGGATTATGTTTGTGGCAGTTCCAGCATGTATTGAGCCAATTGTCAGAACTCTTGGTTCAATTGGGTCGAAAAATCTACTTGTTATCTTTTGCAAAGCAATGACAATTTCAGAAGCAATTACGATTGGGTCAATTGTAAAGTGAGGTCGGGCGCCATGCCCACCTTTACCTTTAATCTTAATATAGATTTCATCAGAGGAAGCCATAAGCGCACCTTCTTTTAGAAAAATTGAGCCTGCTTCAGCATCAGGACGAACATGAAGCCCAAATATATAATTAACTTTGGGATTATCAAGGACTCCTTCGTTTATCATTAATTTCGCACCGCCTGGGTTCTTCTCTTCGCTTGGTTGAAAGATGAATTTAACAGTTCCATTTAATTCATTTTGAAATTGTTTTAATATCATTGCCGAACCGAGGAGTATCGCAGTATGCGCATCATGTCCACAGGCGTGCATTTTCCCAGGTATTTTTGAAGCAAATGGTAGGTTTGTTTGCTCAAGTATAGGAAGTGCGTCCATATCAGCGCGAAGTGCAACTACTTTACCATTTCTTGCTCCTTTAAGAATTCCGACAACTCCCGTTTTGGCGATTCCAGTTTTAACTTTCAGTCCGATTGACTTAAGAGTTCGTTCAACAAGTTTGGATGTTTTATATTCCTCAAAGGCAAGTTCGGGATATTGGTGAATTTTTCTTCGTATTGAAACGATTTTTGGAAAAATTTGTTCCGAGATTTGAAAAATTTTATCACGAATTAAACTATTCACTTTTTTCGGTCTTCTTGGTTTTCTTCTTCGTTTTTGTTTTTGAATCAGATTTTTCTACTTCGGGTTCTAACTTAGATTCAGAAGATATGATCTCTTTTTCTTTCGGTGCATTATACATAAATATCGGCTCGTTCAAATTTAAGTATGGGTTCATGATTTTTCTCTTTTTCAAATCTCTTGCTCTAACAACTTCGTACATTATTAATGCTCCAGCAACGGAAGCGTTAAGCGATTCAACTTTACCATACATTGGGATTTTCACGAGGAAATCACATTTTTGTTTCGTGAGGAATCTAAGACCTCTTCCTTCGTTTCCTATTACAATTGCAACTGGCATGGTGTAGTCAATCTCGTAGTAAAATTTTGATGCGTTTGCGTCAGCTCCGATGATCCATATTCCTTTTTCTTTTAATTCGTCAAGGGTTTGAGCAAGGTTTGTAACTTTTGCGATGCCAACATGTGCAACTGCGCCAGCTGATGCGCGAGCTACGGTTGAGTTTATAATTGCGGTATGATGTTTTGTAGTTATGATTCCATGAACGCCGGCACATTCGGCAGTTCTCGCAAGAGCTCCGAAGTTTTGTGGATCAACAATTTCATCAAGTATTAAAATAAAAGGTGGTTCATTTCGTTCTTTTGCGACATTTAAAATTTCATCAACAGTTATATATTTCGCTTCGCTTATGATCGCTATAACTCCTTGAGTTGCAACATCGCTTGCAAGTTCACGGAAGCGTTGTTTGTTTATCTCTACAAATGGGACGCCCTTTTTACGTGCGAGATTTCTGATTTTATCAATTTGACTTCCTCTTATCCCGTGAAGAAGATATATTTTTTCAATCATTACGCTTTGTGATTTTAGAGCTTCAATAACGGGTTGCCTTCCTGCTATTATTTTGGGCTTTGTCTCTTCTTCAGACATCTGTCCTTCGGGCGTTTGAATGTTTTCTCTTTCCATATCCATAGTATTTCACTCCCGAGTTTTTTGTTTTGAAAAAATTTATTTGATTAAACCAGGAAAGAAAACAAGTTAAAATGGTTCAGTTATCCCATATCGCTTCAGCTTCAGGTAGAGCGTTTTTAAACTGATCCCGAGAATCTCTGCTGTTCTTGACTTATTCCAGTTGTTAGCTTTTAGAACATTTTCAATGTGAATTTTTTCAAGTTCGGCAAGTGATAAAGTGTTTACAGGTTTCTTAATAAGTTTTGCGTAGTAATCTTCTTTAAGTTCAGGTTTAAGAGCGAGGTCTTCGGGTCTTATTATATCATCTTTGGCTAATATGGCAGCTCTTTCAACAACATTTTCAAGTTCGCGTATATTTCCTGGCCAATCATAATCTAACAATACTTGCATTGCTTCGGGACTCATTTTCTTTCTACCACGGGTCTTTTTATTCAGGAAATGTTCAACAAATAATGGAATATCTTCCTTTCGTTCTCTCAACGAGGGAAGACGGATTGTGACAACATTTAATCTATAAAGCAAATCCTCTCTAAAGTTACCTTTTTTAACTTCTTCATTTAAATCCTTATTTGTTGCTGAAATTATTCGGACATCAACTTTAAGTATATTGTTGCCTCCAACTCTTCTAAATTCACCAGTTTCAATAAATCTTAGAATTTTTGGTTGAACATATTGACTTAAATCTCCAACCTCATCAAGGAAAAGTGTTCCACCGTTTGCGATTTCAACAAGTCCTGGTTTAGATGTATGTGCATCGGTGAAAGCGCCTTTTTCATGACCGAAAAGCTCAGATTCAATTAGTGTATCTGGAATCGCGGCGCAATTTATCGCAACGAAGGGTTTATCTTTTCGCGGACTGTTTTTATGAATTAAACGTGCTATCACCTCTTTACCTGTTCCGCTTTCACCTTGAATTAAAACGGTTGCATCGGTTCCAGCAACACGAGCAACGATGTCAAGAACTTCTCTAAAAATTTTGCTTTGACCGATCACCTCATCGGTATGAATTAACCTTGAGAGCTCATTTTGCATCAAACGATTTTGAAGTTTCAAACGACGTTTTTCAAGTGCATTTTGAATTGACACAAGGAGCTCGTCAAAATTATACGGTTTGGTTATGAAATCAAACGCTCCAAGTTTTATTGTTTCAACTGCAAGTTTTATATCTCCAAATGCTGTGATCATTATTACTTCCGTGTCTGGTGTGTATTCTTTTATAAATTTTAAAACCTCAATTCCAGAAATCCTTGGCATTTTTATATCAAGAAGGACGATGTCATAAATTCTGTTTTGAATTATGTTAATCGCCTGCGCTCCATCATTTGCCACATCAACCTCAAATAAATTCGTTGAAAGCAATTCATCTTTCAGTAATTCACATAGATATTCTTCGTCGTCCACAACAAGCACTCTTGCTTTAACATTTCTCTCGTTCATTCTCTATTATTCCTTTTTTGTGGAGTCAGATTTATTGGATAAATCAAACATTCGCAACCTGCCCACATATGGGACGATTTGATCGCTTTTTAGTTCCCTTAGTTTAAGAATTGTTTGTTCTATTCTGTCTGTGTTTTCTTTGATGATTTTGATGTAGGTTTTTATATCTGATGGAAGTTCCTTTTTAAGTAAAATGTTTGCAGCAAGCTTTATAGCAGCAAGTGGATTGTTGACCTCATGTGAAACCGTTATAACTATTTCTTGTATCGCTTCAATTTTTTGGGATTGTTCGCCTTTGTCTTTTTCTATTTGCTTTTTTAGGTTTTCCTTTTCAATTGCATTTGTTATAATAATCGGCAGAAGAGGTCCAATTATATCTTCTTTCATATAGTAATCAAACGCACCGAGCTTTAAAACCTCGCTCATCACTTCCTTTTCCTTCGCACTTGATAACATGATCACAGGTATATCTATATTCCGTGCTTTTATAATTTTAAGAGCTTCAACGCCATTTATTTCAGGTAAGTAGTAATCTAATAAGATCAAATTATAGTTTTTGGGCATTATTGATAACTTCTCAACCCCTTTTTCTGCTGTATCAACCCAATCAACTGAAAAGAAATAATTTCTATATGAATTGAGATAATACTTTATTAAACCCGCAATGCTTGAGTCATCTTCAATCAAAAGAATGTTGATTATTTCTTTGTTTTCAGACACAACACTTATCCCGCTAAATTTATTTTTATGCGAGTTTTGCAAGAACGCCGACATCGTGAGATTTTTTATCGCCTTAATCAGTATGATATATTTAATTTTGCTTCAGCATTTGCCGTTTTTTCCTAATTACCCTTTTTGAGGAAATTCATTTAATAATACAAATTTTTGAATACAAAATCAAACAAGTTGGTTTCTTTATTATATCTAGCTGACCGCAGGACTTAAAAGATATTTAAACAGCTGATAAATAAATTTTCTAAAAATTGTGATTTGGAACACATTAATCTAGTTGAATTTTTAAAATCTCTAATTTCTTACTTGACATCAGCAAAAAAATTTTATATATTTAGGCTAAGGTAACTGTATTTTGAGGTCATTGAGCCCCTAATTAGTCAGGTTTAATGTTCAAGGGCTTTCTGCAATATAGAGTATCCTTAATGAGTTGAAGCACATTCTCAAACTTGTCATATAAAAAACCTATATATAACCACCTTAAAAGCCCTACTGAACTAGCATCTTACTGATTATTAGGGGTAAACTGAAATTAATTGAAAAATTCTTGTTTGTTAAGTTTTGGAATGTATGTTGTAGCGGTGGATGATTAAAAATGCGGGGTATAATTTAAATTTTGATCAAATTTCCTGATTTTTCTCTATCAAAAGGGAGAAAATCAGGAACGGGATAAAAGCATAGATTTAAAACTAAACTTATGGAGGTAGCTATGACGAGAGTAATTCATATTTTTTTGGTGAGCGTATTTTTCAGCTCACTTCTCCTTTCATCTAATGTAGGTTTCACTCCCAATATGGGACAACTTGCCGATTTGGAGGGCAATAAGGTTAAAGATGTTATCTTCTATGCCAGTGGTAAAAATTTTAAGATTTTTGTAAAAGATGGTGGAGTTAGTTATGTAATTTATAAAATTGAAGGTAAAAGTGAAGGTGAATTGAAGTTTAGATTTAAGGATGCTAACAATCCTGATAGAGCTAAACTTGATTATGCAAGGATAGATATAGATTTTGTTGATGCAACCAAGATTTGGAACGATATTGAGTTCATTAAGCCAATCTCTGGATATACCAATTATTATTATGCTCATTGCCCAGAGGGGATATTGTTTGTCCCAACATATGAAGAAGTTAAAATCAAGGGAATTTATCCTGGGATTGATTGG is a window from the Candidatus Kryptonium sp. genome containing:
- a CDS encoding M20 family metallopeptidase, yielding MNSLIRDKIFQISEQIFPKIVSIRRKIHQYPELAFEEYKTSKLVERTLKSIGLKVKTGIAKTGVVGILKGARNGKVVALRADMDALPILEQTNLPFASKIPGKMHACGHDAHTAILLGSAMILKQFQNELNGTVKFIFQPSEEKNPGGAKLMINEGVLDNPKVNYIFGLHVRPDAEAGSIFLKEGALMASSDEIYIKIKGKGGHGARPHFTIDPIVIASEIVIALQKITSRFFDPIEPRVLTIGSIHAGTATNIIPDEATISGTLRTMNEEWRKKAWKMIKQIVHGITSTYGASYELKINQGYPVLVNDPEMTEFVKQKAIELFGKDKVFEARPVMGAEDFAYYLQKVSGCFIWLGAGDKNSKYDIHSSKFTIDEEAMKYGSSLLAYLVISILSK
- the rlmB gene encoding 23S rRNA (guanosine(2251)-2'-O)-methyltransferase RlmB, which produces MDMERENIQTPEGQMSEEETKPKIIAGRQPVIEALKSQSVMIEKIYLLHGIRGSQIDKIRNLARKKGVPFVEINKQRFRELASDVATQGVIAIISEAKYITVDEILNVAKERNEPPFILILDEIVDPQNFGALARTAECAGVHGIITTKHHTAIINSTVARASAGAVAHVGIAKVTNLAQTLDELKEKGIWIIGADANASKFYYEIDYTMPVAIVIGNEGRGLRFLTKQKCDFLVKIPMYGKVESLNASVAGALIMYEVVRARDLKKRKIMNPYLNLNEPIFMYNAPKEKEIISSESKLEPEVEKSDSKTKTKKKTKKTEKSE
- a CDS encoding sigma-54 dependent transcriptional regulator yields the protein MNERNVKARVLVVDDEEYLCELLKDELLSTNLFEVDVANDGAQAINIIQNRIYDIVLLDIKMPRISGIEVLKFIKEYTPDTEVIMITAFGDIKLAVETIKLGAFDFITKPYNFDELLVSIQNALEKRRLKLQNRLMQNELSRLIHTDEVIGQSKIFREVLDIVARVAGTDATVLIQGESGTGKEVIARLIHKNSPRKDKPFVAINCAAIPDTLIESELFGHEKGAFTDAHTSKPGLVEIANGGTLFLDEVGDLSQYVQPKILRFIETGEFRRVGGNNILKVDVRIISATNKDLNEEVKKGNFREDLLYRLNVVTIRLPSLRERKEDIPLFVEHFLNKKTRGRKKMSPEAMQVLLDYDWPGNIRELENVVERAAILAKDDIIRPEDLALKPELKEDYYAKLIKKPVNTLSLAELEKIHIENVLKANNWNKSRTAEILGISLKTLYLKLKRYGITEPF
- a CDS encoding response regulator, with the translated sequence MSAFLQNSHKNKFSGISVVSENKEIINILLIEDDSSIAGLIKYYLNSYRNYFFSVDWVDTAEKGVEKLSIMPKNYNLILLDYYLPEINGVEALKIIKARNIDIPVIMLSSAKEKEVMSEVLKLGAFDYYMKEDIIGPLLPIIITNAIEKENLKKQIEKDKGEQSQKIEAIQEIVITVSHEVNNPLAAIKLAANILLKKELPSDIKTYIKIIKENTDRIEQTILKLRELKSDQIVPYVGRLRMFDLSNKSDSTKKE